In a single window of the Flavobacterium sp. W4I14 genome:
- a CDS encoding TonB-linked SusC/RagA family outer membrane protein (product_source=TIGR04056; cath_funfam=2.170.130.10,2.60.40.1120; ko=KO:K21573; pfam=PF07715; superfamily=49452,56935; tigrfam=TIGR04056), protein MKNIHMLIVLIGFCPILLFGQETFSGKVLSAADSAAVPSNIEVVGANGQVRKFQTDMNGVFSVKLPAGTYRFLARAVGFSDYSTSVSLPLTSAFVAKLRPADNQLSDVTVSTGYQVLDRTRSTGSFDKITRARLDQQVGKNITDRLEAIGNGLTFDRSTSATGKFSIRGTSTIRGPRDPLIVVDDFPYPGDINNINPEDVESITVLKDAAAASIWGTRAGNGVIVITTKKGRKDAPFSVSFSSSLGFVQKPDMRYEQRISSADALDVEQFLYGKGYYTSMINSSQKPALTPFVELLILNAGGKLSDADLSAAKAGFAAHDVYDDFDRYVYKGGFNQQYALSLTGGSEKHSWLISSGYNHNIDNLDGKNARQNLRVSNSFTLLRNLNLNTVFSYTGSKVKAGRPGIGGILSTLSLYPYAAFADAGGNPLPITKNYRSAYLASPAVAQLLDWSYYPLLDDQYTDNTARLTDLMANFDLAYKLPLGFKVSLKYNIEDQQTTRAVLQALGSYYTRNLINSFAQVGPAGVSYPVPVGAVMDRSEGRLRSEQYRGQLDFNRAWSSHRLDGLIGVEWRKANSTGTSGRMYGLDTDKLTTGQVDYTRTFPNSVTGSAAYIPDGNGLSQSANNYFSQFVNMAYTFKDTYTLSASARADASNLFGVATNDKLKPLWSVGLAWDISRMPFFKLAFVDQLKFRSTLGFSGNADPSMSGVNTIRYQVNSPYTLSPYAIFDKYANPELRWETVRMLNFGLDISVLKSRISGSLEYFRKHGSDLFGIYPIDYTTGVGTTVLRNVAEIKGNGFDLQLNSRNLQGRITWGTSLNLSVYKDKVAKYYLPSVQGSNFLQSDAVVSGVEGLPVYSVFSYRWAGLDHATGEPMGFVNGQPSKIYSSIISGTKLSDLVFHGSALPRYFGNMVNDFGFGNVTLSIALSFKFDYYFRRKGIDYSNLFTSGKGHADFVDRWKNPGDESFTQVPSMPYPVSSSRESFYRFAEVLIEKGDHIRIQYINLDYAFDKPLIKKLGFKTLHVFANLANVGIIYRANKQHLDPEYITSGFNLPPGQTVSVGLRAGL, encoded by the coding sequence ATGAAAAATATACATATGCTGATTGTATTGATCGGCTTCTGCCCGATATTATTGTTCGGGCAGGAAACCTTTAGTGGTAAGGTTTTAAGTGCAGCCGATAGCGCTGCGGTGCCATCGAATATCGAAGTTGTTGGGGCTAATGGTCAGGTACGCAAATTCCAGACGGACATGAACGGAGTCTTTTCGGTTAAGCTGCCTGCTGGTACTTACCGTTTTTTGGCCAGGGCCGTTGGGTTCAGCGATTATTCCACTTCGGTTTCGCTCCCTTTGACCAGCGCCTTTGTGGCGAAGTTACGGCCGGCAGATAACCAGTTGAGTGATGTGACAGTGAGCACCGGCTACCAGGTGTTGGATAGAACGCGTTCTACCGGATCATTTGATAAAATTACCAGGGCCAGGCTCGATCAACAGGTTGGAAAAAACATAACCGATAGGTTAGAGGCCATTGGTAACGGGCTTACCTTCGATAGGAGTACTTCGGCTACGGGCAAGTTCTCTATCCGCGGCACCAGCACCATCCGTGGGCCACGGGATCCGCTTATCGTGGTAGATGATTTTCCTTATCCGGGCGATATAAACAATATCAATCCCGAGGATGTGGAAAGCATTACGGTTTTAAAAGATGCCGCGGCGGCATCTATTTGGGGCACCCGCGCAGGGAACGGTGTTATTGTGATAACAACCAAAAAGGGCAGGAAGGATGCACCTTTTTCGGTCAGCTTCTCCAGCAGTCTCGGTTTTGTACAAAAGCCAGATATGCGTTATGAGCAGCGTATTTCTTCTGCTGATGCGCTTGATGTGGAGCAGTTTTTATACGGCAAGGGATATTATACCAGTATGATCAACTCTTCACAAAAACCTGCCTTAACCCCTTTTGTGGAGCTGCTGATCTTAAATGCTGGCGGCAAGCTTTCTGACGCTGATCTCTCGGCGGCAAAGGCAGGCTTCGCAGCGCATGATGTTTATGATGATTTTGACAGGTATGTTTACAAGGGTGGGTTTAACCAGCAATATGCACTCAGTCTAACTGGCGGGAGCGAAAAACACTCCTGGCTCATTTCCTCAGGTTACAACCATAATATTGATAACCTTGATGGGAAGAATGCCAGACAAAACCTGCGGGTTTCGAACAGTTTTACCCTGCTGCGCAACCTGAATTTAAATACCGTGTTTAGTTATACCGGCAGTAAGGTTAAAGCAGGCCGGCCCGGCATAGGGGGCATATTGAGTACTTTGTCACTTTACCCATATGCTGCCTTTGCCGATGCCGGTGGAAACCCATTGCCGATTACCAAAAATTACAGGTCTGCCTATCTCGCTTCGCCCGCAGTAGCGCAACTTTTAGATTGGTCTTATTACCCGCTTTTGGATGATCAGTACACCGATAATACGGCAAGGCTAACGGACCTGATGGCCAATTTCGACCTGGCTTATAAGCTACCGCTGGGTTTTAAGGTATCGCTTAAATATAATATTGAAGACCAGCAGACAACCAGAGCGGTATTGCAGGCGTTAGGGAGCTATTATACCAGGAACCTGATCAATAGTTTTGCCCAGGTTGGCCCTGCCGGTGTCAGTTATCCGGTGCCTGTTGGTGCAGTTATGGATAGGAGCGAGGGCAGGCTGCGATCGGAGCAATACAGGGGCCAGCTGGATTTTAACCGGGCCTGGTCTTCCCATAGGTTGGATGGTTTGATCGGGGTAGAGTGGAGGAAGGCAAATTCAACAGGTACATCTGGCAGGATGTATGGCCTGGATACAGATAAACTCACCACGGGGCAAGTTGATTATACTCGTACTTTTCCCAATTCGGTAACCGGAAGTGCGGCCTATATTCCTGATGGTAACGGTCTGAGCCAATCGGCCAATAATTATTTTTCGCAGTTTGTAAATATGGCCTACACTTTTAAAGATACCTATACCCTGTCGGCCAGCGCACGGGCCGATGCTTCTAACCTGTTCGGGGTAGCCACAAACGACAAATTGAAACCTTTATGGAGTGTAGGCCTGGCCTGGGATATATCAAGAATGCCTTTCTTTAAGCTGGCCTTCGTCGATCAACTGAAATTCAGGTCCACGCTGGGTTTCAGCGGCAATGCCGACCCTTCTATGAGCGGGGTAAATACCATCCGTTACCAGGTTAATTCGCCTTATACCCTGTCTCCATATGCAATTTTTGATAAGTATGCCAACCCTGAATTGAGGTGGGAGACGGTAAGGATGCTTAATTTTGGTCTTGATATCAGTGTGCTCAAATCCAGGATTTCGGGCAGCCTGGAGTATTTTCGTAAGCATGGTTCCGATCTTTTCGGGATTTATCCGATCGATTATACCACCGGAGTGGGCACAACGGTATTACGGAACGTTGCCGAAATTAAAGGGAACGGTTTCGATCTGCAACTAAATTCAAGGAACCTACAGGGCCGCATTACCTGGGGCACCTCGCTTAACCTTTCTGTTTATAAAGACAAAGTAGCTAAATATTACCTGCCCTCGGTACAGGGGAGTAACTTTTTGCAGTCTGATGCGGTGGTATCAGGAGTGGAAGGATTGCCTGTATATTCCGTTTTTTCTTACCGTTGGGCGGGCTTAGATCACGCAACGGGCGAACCAATGGGCTTTGTTAACGGCCAGCCAAGTAAAATATACAGCAGTATTATCAGTGGCACCAAACTTTCCGACCTGGTTTTTCACGGCTCTGCGCTGCCACGGTATTTCGGCAACATGGTAAATGATTTTGGATTTGGGAACGTTACGCTCTCAATTGCGCTCAGTTTTAAGTTCGATTATTATTTCAGGCGCAAGGGTATCGATTATAGCAACCTGTTTACCAGCGGAAAGGGGCATGCAGATTTTGTAGACCGATGGAAAAACCCCGGCGATGAATCTTTTACCCAGGTGCCTTCAATGCCTTATCCGGTATCCAGCAGCAGGGAGTCTTTTTACCGGTTTGCTGAAGTGCTTATTGAAAAGGGCGACCATATCCGCATACAATATATCAACCTTGATTATGCTTTTGATAAGCCCCTTATCAAAAAGCTTGGGTTTAAAACGCTCCATGTTTTCGCCAACCTGGCCAATGTTGGGATAATTTATAGGGCGAACAAACAGCACCTCGACCCTGAGTATATAACCAGTGGCTTTAATCTTCCTCCTGGGCAGACTGTGTCTGTGGGGCTGAGGGCGGGCCTTTAA
- a CDS encoding tetratricopeptide (TPR) repeat protein (product_source=COG0457; cog=COG0457; ko=KO:K21572; pfam=PF07980,PF14322; smart=SM00028; superfamily=48452; transmembrane_helix_parts=Inside_1_6,TMhelix_7_26,Outside_27_450): MKKKNNFGYWILLCVFSAGIFGCQQLLDEKPDQRLVVPSTLGDFQALMDNFGVLSANDLISAEISADDYYLTEADLAALPSEYERRMYSWQKDNLFEAGSNDWAYLYKAVYSCNAVLEGLEGSAIARDVSFNNVKGQALVYRAKCFLQGLGLWAKAYQVSAPSDLGIPLRPNADFNAPSGRATVHEGYQKVLADLRSAVPLLPEKAVSSTRPSKASAYGLLARTLLYMGDYAGAESYADSCLRISPALLDYNKLNAADRYPVALFNPEVVFATFVPPSTIVTSTRAKIVPELLSAYQADDLRKQVFYLQSAGFYYFKGTYFQPALFFGLASDEMYLTLAECQVRNGKVDLGMQTLNKLLALRFKTGTFVHLVAGDTATALSIVLSERRKELVMRGLRWMDLKRLNAEGRGIVLKRTVGGTVYTLAPNDKRYALPLPEDIIALTGMPQNER, translated from the coding sequence ATGAAAAAGAAAAATAATTTTGGATATTGGATTTTGCTGTGTGTGTTTTCTGCCGGAATTTTCGGTTGCCAGCAGCTTTTGGACGAAAAACCTGATCAACGGCTGGTGGTACCCTCAACGCTGGGCGACTTCCAGGCCCTGATGGATAATTTTGGTGTGCTTAGCGCTAATGATCTGATCTCGGCAGAAATCTCAGCAGATGATTATTATCTTACCGAGGCCGACCTTGCTGCCCTGCCCAGTGAATATGAACGCAGGATGTACAGCTGGCAAAAAGATAATCTTTTTGAAGCCGGAAGCAATGACTGGGCCTATCTGTATAAAGCGGTATACTCCTGCAATGCGGTACTGGAGGGGCTGGAAGGTTCGGCAATTGCCAGGGATGTGAGTTTTAATAATGTAAAAGGGCAGGCGCTGGTGTACCGGGCGAAATGTTTTCTTCAGGGATTGGGCCTTTGGGCAAAGGCTTACCAGGTATCGGCTCCTTCGGATCTTGGTATCCCTTTACGCCCAAATGCCGATTTCAATGCGCCTTCTGGAAGGGCTACCGTACATGAGGGCTATCAAAAGGTACTTGCCGATCTCAGGTCAGCCGTGCCACTTTTGCCAGAAAAAGCGGTGAGCAGCACGCGGCCATCCAAGGCCAGCGCCTATGGTTTATTGGCGCGCACGCTTTTGTATATGGGAGACTATGCCGGGGCTGAAAGTTATGCCGATTCCTGCCTGCGGATCAGTCCCGCGCTTTTGGATTATAATAAACTTAACGCAGCAGACCGCTATCCGGTGGCACTTTTCAATCCTGAAGTGGTTTTTGCAACCTTTGTTCCACCTTCAACAATCGTTACCAGCACCAGGGCAAAGATTGTTCCGGAGCTTTTATCAGCCTACCAGGCTGATGATTTAAGAAAGCAGGTATTCTATTTACAGAGTGCGGGCTTTTATTATTTTAAGGGAACCTATTTCCAGCCTGCACTTTTTTTCGGCCTGGCCAGTGATGAAATGTACTTAACCCTTGCGGAGTGCCAGGTCCGTAACGGAAAAGTAGATCTGGGCATGCAGACCCTGAACAAGCTTTTGGCTTTAAGGTTTAAAACAGGAACATTTGTGCATTTGGTGGCGGGTGATACGGCAACTGCACTGAGCATTGTGCTTAGCGAAAGGAGGAAAGAGCTGGTAATGAGGGGGCTGAGGTGGATGGATCTTAAACGATTAAATGCCGAAGGGAGGGGAATTGTGCTGAAGCGGACAGTAGGAGGAACAGTTTATACCTTGGCGCCAAACGATAAGCGTTATGCGCTGCCGTTACCTGAAGATATTATTGCCCTTACCGGGATGCCACAGAATGAGCGATAA
- a CDS encoding hypothetical protein (product_source=Hypo-rule applied; transmembrane_helix_parts=Inside_1_31,TMhelix_32_51,Outside_52_134) produces the protein MAKTKGKKHKPASCLGPTVRQKFKLYTMLKKINLGLVALVLGFGLTITTSAFKSAKADIQWNFVGDQLSEATDGHEYSTTLSPPTSCNSGSAAPCYLITPESVDTQDKLTDYIFDTYGSSAADVRDGAPAKRAL, from the coding sequence ATGGCCAAAACAAAAGGAAAAAAACATAAACCGGCCAGCTGCCTGGGCCCAACCGTCAGGCAGAAATTTAAACTATATACCATGTTAAAAAAAATCAATTTAGGCCTCGTAGCCCTCGTATTGGGGTTCGGCCTTACCATTACAACCAGTGCATTTAAATCAGCCAAAGCCGACATCCAATGGAATTTTGTTGGCGACCAGTTATCTGAAGCTACAGATGGGCACGAGTATTCTACTACGCTAAGCCCGCCCACCAGCTGTAACTCGGGCAGCGCAGCACCTTGTTACCTGATTACACCAGAATCGGTAGATACCCAGGACAAGCTGACTGATTACATCTTCGATACCTACGGCAGCAGTGCAGCCGATGTAAGGGATGGCGCTCCGGCCAAACGCGCATTGTAA
- a CDS encoding putative membrane protein (product_source=COG2245; cog=COG2245; superfamily=48317; transmembrane_helix_parts=Inside_1_8,TMhelix_9_28,Outside_29_47,TMhelix_48_70,Inside_71_76,TMhelix_77_99,Outside_100_113,TMhelix_114_136,Inside_137_146), translated as MNANRPNHNNIHYISAAFILLWVYTAGSKLTSFETYRLEMQHQVFSPIVSDLLIYIIPIAEILTAGLLLFPKTNKTGMILSALLMTAFTIYIVLIISGYFPKVPCTCGGVISALGWKAHLVFNLIFLIAAILALYNRPKREVSDKE; from the coding sequence ATGAACGCCAACAGACCTAATCACAATAATATACACTATATTTCTGCAGCATTCATTTTATTATGGGTCTACACCGCAGGCAGCAAGCTTACCAGCTTTGAAACCTACAGACTGGAAATGCAACACCAAGTTTTCAGCCCGATAGTATCGGACCTACTTATTTACATTATACCGATTGCCGAAATCCTGACAGCAGGATTACTGCTCTTCCCAAAAACCAATAAAACCGGGATGATCCTTTCAGCCCTGCTCATGACCGCCTTCACCATCTACATCGTGCTCATCATCTCGGGCTATTTCCCAAAAGTGCCATGCACCTGTGGCGGGGTAATCAGCGCCCTAGGCTGGAAAGCCCACCTTGTATTCAATTTGATCTTTTTAATCGCGGCAATCCTTGCACTATATAATAGACCAAAGCGGGAGGTAAGTGACAAAGAGTAA
- a CDS encoding CRP-like cAMP-binding protein (product_source=COG0664; cog=COG0664; superfamily=46785,51206), producing the protein MEKEQYIRRLSSYQKLSIGLKAYLKFTLQETRFEQSEKNDLSKEGQGGYRYLAKGSARIYRYDEKSEQEITLIFLKTGHIIPDTCDTAEHLHRTLYIEFLENTILYSIPEKHIDNIHKLFREAVKLTTAINADAWAITITALTDLKLLEANQRLEKLLETFPDIFSIAAVKDIASYLGIHPTTLSAMRKNLIR; encoded by the coding sequence ATGGAAAAAGAACAATATATCAGACGCCTGTCTTCCTATCAGAAACTTTCAATAGGGTTAAAAGCTTATCTCAAATTTACCCTTCAGGAAACGCGGTTCGAGCAATCAGAAAAAAATGACCTTTCGAAGGAAGGACAAGGCGGATACCGTTATTTAGCTAAAGGAAGCGCAAGGATTTATCGGTATGATGAAAAAAGCGAACAGGAAATTACCTTGATTTTCTTAAAGACAGGACATATCATTCCAGATACCTGTGACACTGCAGAGCACCTTCACAGAACACTTTATATTGAATTTCTGGAAAATACTATCCTATATAGCATTCCCGAAAAACACATTGACAACATCCATAAGCTCTTCCGAGAGGCGGTGAAACTTACAACGGCAATTAACGCTGATGCCTGGGCAATCACCATTACGGCACTCACAGATCTGAAACTTCTGGAAGCAAACCAACGACTGGAAAAACTACTCGAAACCTTTCCGGATATTTTCAGCATCGCCGCTGTAAAAGACATTGCCTCTTACCTTGGCATCCATCCCACGACACTAAGCGCTATGAGAAAAAACCTGATCAGGTAA
- a CDS encoding hypothetical protein (product_source=Hypo-rule applied; superfamily=47794), whose protein sequence is MGFFTLHDIIGTPQKELHELDDYSEHWYFEFVDFLHRKDLLHLLG, encoded by the coding sequence ATGGGTTTTTTTACGCTTCATGATATTATTGGAACCCCTCAAAAAGAATTACATGAGCTGGATGATTATTCAGAGCACTGGTATTTTGAATTTGTTGACTTTTTACACCGAAAGGATTTATTACACCTTCTTGGTTAG
- a CDS encoding hypothetical protein (product_source=Hypo-rule applied; superfamily=50729), which translates to MLFQNETLLSNKALKSSITTLTICFTTLIRKYENKNLELKQLATRQMMYELISFREIILDALTTGTAYKWPHKELQDEILKESKRIFSSIQYDIAQLEPDRSKVYLTQHQRGLIRLMDELEAMVDQENPNTDQKNKTEEINGIANLLNQMILDLQQYLPHYFDHHSPVPIITQKQLLLKIAKDSSQVLKNLEELHTDNETIAALTHIFEYLNSGISRFTFEQAGYLHHFFESLKIELKKFAAPLQMPEIILLLTSLNFNHPSFYHSCCSHFNHELQQCENISEQYRLIHFFKKLIGQVFKMISIPYNRNLPDIDESLLRYLEGEISYLKSIDTIAEDLSSVGILDNNFKVNFTVRQLAVFIHLQVEAGIITSQSSKTLYQYVTKHYSTVEKDNISEKSFKNVYYGNAGKDVEKVIEKIVSMLTIAHEKY; encoded by the coding sequence ATGTTGTTTCAGAACGAAACCTTATTAAGCAATAAAGCGCTAAAATCAAGCATCACCACATTAACTATTTGTTTTACCACGCTAATACGGAAATATGAAAATAAAAACCTAGAATTAAAGCAATTGGCTACTAGGCAAATGATGTACGAACTTATAAGTTTCAGGGAAATAATTTTAGATGCCCTTACTACAGGAACAGCATATAAATGGCCACATAAGGAACTTCAAGACGAAATCTTAAAGGAAAGTAAACGAATATTCAGCTCCATTCAGTATGATATTGCACAATTAGAGCCTGATAGATCAAAGGTCTATTTAACACAACATCAAAGAGGATTGATTCGATTAATGGATGAGTTAGAAGCTATGGTAGACCAGGAGAATCCCAATACAGATCAAAAAAACAAAACTGAAGAAATTAATGGCATAGCTAATCTGCTCAACCAGATGATTTTGGACCTTCAGCAGTATTTGCCACACTATTTCGACCATCATAGCCCTGTTCCTATAATTACCCAGAAACAACTCTTATTAAAAATTGCAAAAGATTCCAGCCAGGTTCTAAAAAACCTTGAAGAACTGCATACCGATAATGAAACCATCGCGGCCTTAACACACATCTTTGAATACTTAAATAGCGGTATAAGCCGTTTCACTTTCGAACAGGCCGGATATCTGCATCATTTTTTCGAATCACTTAAAATAGAGCTAAAGAAGTTTGCCGCCCCTTTACAAATGCCGGAGATTATCCTACTACTCACCTCCTTAAATTTCAATCATCCATCTTTTTATCATTCCTGCTGCAGTCATTTTAATCATGAACTTCAACAGTGCGAAAACATTAGCGAGCAATATAGATTAATCCATTTCTTTAAAAAGTTAATTGGACAGGTCTTTAAAATGATAAGTATACCATACAATAGAAATTTGCCCGATATTGATGAATCACTGTTGAGGTATCTGGAAGGTGAGATCAGCTACCTCAAATCAATTGATACTATAGCCGAAGACTTGAGTTCTGTGGGTATTTTGGATAACAATTTTAAAGTAAACTTTACCGTAAGGCAGCTCGCAGTGTTTATACACCTACAAGTTGAGGCCGGCATCATCACAAGCCAAAGTTCCAAGACACTGTACCAATATGTTACGAAACATTATAGTACTGTAGAAAAAGATAACATATCAGAAAAAAGCTTTAAAAATGTTTACTATGGAAATGCCGGAAAGGATGTTGAGAAAGTGATCGAGAAGATTGTCTCCATGTTGACCATTGCGCACGAAAAATACTAA
- a CDS encoding AraC family transcriptional regulator (product_source=KO:K07506; cath_funfam=1.10.10.60; cog=COG2207; ko=KO:K07506; pfam=PF12833; smart=SM00342; superfamily=46689,51182) has product MYIVVKMIKRNLRHSFSLLNVDYVRLNTKWNYRNVISPYYRIYYIDEGEGEISDAESLLKLEPGYLYIVPSFTLCNLNCKNYLGQYFVQFFEDSTDGSSLFANNRNVLKTAATEIDLNLFGRLLQINPGRGINRSDNPKVYEKDIYYKEYQELNNQQNASVYLETQGILMLLTARFLNPQLFKSPEHKLIPVKIAETLNYILINLHTDLSVYQLASRVNQNPDYFSRQFKQYTGTRPLNYINEKRVERAQYLMATSRMSYSEICAQTGFDNLSYFSKTFKKLTGMAPSIYKKQIYQVGFNH; this is encoded by the coding sequence TTGTATATTGTAGTTAAGATGATCAAAAGAAACTTACGACATAGCTTTTCACTTCTCAATGTTGACTATGTGCGACTTAACACCAAATGGAATTATAGGAATGTGATCAGCCCGTACTACCGCATTTACTATATAGATGAGGGAGAGGGTGAAATATCAGATGCTGAAAGCTTGCTAAAGCTAGAGCCTGGCTATTTGTACATTGTTCCCAGTTTCACGCTATGTAATTTAAACTGCAAGAATTATCTGGGCCAGTATTTTGTCCAGTTTTTTGAGGATTCGACAGATGGAAGTTCACTTTTTGCCAATAACAGAAATGTATTAAAGACAGCGGCCACCGAAATAGACCTTAATCTTTTTGGCAGGCTGCTCCAGATTAACCCTGGAAGAGGAATCAACCGGTCTGATAATCCTAAAGTCTACGAAAAAGATATTTATTATAAAGAATACCAGGAACTTAACAACCAGCAGAACGCTTCGGTATATTTGGAAACCCAAGGGATTTTGATGCTGTTAACTGCCAGGTTCCTAAACCCCCAGCTTTTCAAAAGCCCGGAACACAAACTTATACCGGTAAAAATTGCAGAAACCTTAAATTATATCCTTATCAATTTACATACAGACCTTTCTGTATATCAGCTTGCTTCACGCGTAAATCAAAATCCCGATTATTTTTCAAGGCAGTTTAAACAGTATACGGGAACCAGGCCTTTGAATTATATAAACGAAAAACGTGTTGAACGGGCACAGTATCTAATGGCAACAAGCAGAATGTCATATTCAGAGATTTGTGCCCAGACCGGATTTGATAACCTTTCCTACTTTTCTAAAACCTTCAAAAAGTTAACTGGCATGGCACCCAGCATATATAAAAAACAGATCTATCAGGTTGGTTTTAACCATTAA